Proteins encoded within one genomic window of Rhinolophus sinicus isolate RSC01 linkage group LG05, ASM3656204v1, whole genome shotgun sequence:
- the LOC109453497 gene encoding LOW QUALITY PROTEIN: large ribosomal subunit protein P1 (The sequence of the model RefSeq protein was modified relative to this genomic sequence to represent the inferred CDS: inserted 2 bases in 1 codon): MASVSELACIYLALILHDNEVTVTXDKINALIKAAGVNVEPFWPGLFAKTLANVNMESLICNVGAGGPAPAGGAAPAGGPAPSTTAAPAEEKKVEAKKEESEESDDDMGFGLFD, translated from the exons ATGGCCTCCGTGTCAGAGCTCGCCTGCATCTACTTGGCCCTCATCCTGCACGACAATGAGGTGACAGTCAC GGATAAGATCAATGCCCTCATTAAAGCAGCCGGTGTAAATGTTGAACCTTTCTGGCCAGGCTTGTTTGCAAAGACTCTGGCCAATGTCAACATGGAGAGCCTCATCTGCAATGTAGGGGCTGGTGGACCTGCCCCAGCAGGGGGTGCTGCACCAGCTGGAGGTCCTGCCCCCTCCACCACTGCTGCGCCAGCTGAGGAGAAGAAagtggaagcaaagaaagaagaatctgaGGAGTCTGATGATGACATGGGCTTTGGTCTTTTTGACTAA